The Gemmata palustris genome includes a region encoding these proteins:
- a CDS encoding SDR family NAD(P)-dependent oxidoreductase: MSDVPAMPDPQQLRVARDVLHALTRAPGAWPSNDPILAELVRLAARVVQRDRKHQRTTERHRDADLRDQAEIRTGEPPASLPGLSRGVTCYVCKHQFEQLHHFYDSLCPVCAELNFAKRNQTADLRGRTALVTGGRIKAGYHTVLKLLRAGADVVATTRFPKDAARRFATEPDAEEWAGRLRFVGLDLRALAVVERFAASLARQVGRLDIFVANAAQTVRRPPAYYHTLVASEREPPASLPALAREMLAPEASSGTLVPALSATPSRANWHAELALLPLVAGDDVTEAFPPGQLAPDGEPLDLRGENSWGLAHEDVSTVELVEVHAVNCLAPFLLLRALCPLFRAGPPRDRFAVMVSAVEGQFASEKNGRHPHTNMAKAGLNMMVRTSAPEFAADRVFLTAVDPGWFSVQSAAPAAERFAATGGRVPLDATDAAARILDPVFTGIESGQPASGVLFKDYRLVPW, encoded by the coding sequence ATGTCTGATGTTCCCGCCATGCCCGACCCGCAACAACTCCGTGTTGCGCGGGACGTTTTGCACGCTCTTACCCGCGCGCCAGGTGCGTGGCCCTCGAACGACCCGATCCTGGCCGAACTCGTGCGTCTCGCTGCTCGTGTCGTTCAGCGCGACCGCAAACACCAGCGCACCACCGAGCGCCACCGCGACGCGGACCTACGCGATCAAGCCGAGATTCGTACCGGGGAACCACCCGCGTCTCTTCCGGGCCTGTCACGCGGCGTGACGTGCTACGTCTGCAAGCACCAGTTTGAACAGCTTCACCACTTTTACGATTCGCTGTGCCCGGTCTGTGCCGAACTGAACTTCGCCAAGCGGAACCAGACCGCCGACCTGCGCGGGCGCACGGCGCTGGTTACCGGCGGGCGAATCAAAGCGGGGTATCACACCGTTCTGAAGCTCTTGCGGGCCGGAGCGGATGTCGTCGCGACCACGCGGTTCCCGAAGGACGCGGCCCGCCGGTTCGCGACCGAGCCGGATGCGGAAGAGTGGGCCGGGCGGCTCCGGTTCGTGGGGTTGGATCTGCGTGCGCTGGCCGTGGTCGAGCGTTTTGCGGCCTCACTTGCTCGGCAGGTGGGGCGCCTCGACATCTTCGTGGCGAACGCCGCACAGACGGTTCGCCGCCCGCCCGCTTACTACCACACGCTTGTTGCGAGCGAACGGGAACCGCCTGCGAGTTTGCCCGCACTCGCGCGCGAAATGTTGGCCCCGGAAGCCAGTTCGGGCACACTGGTTCCTGCTTTGAGTGCGACACCTTCGCGCGCGAACTGGCACGCGGAACTCGCGCTCCTTCCGCTCGTTGCCGGCGATGACGTCACCGAAGCGTTCCCGCCGGGACAACTCGCCCCCGACGGCGAACCACTGGACTTGCGAGGGGAAAACAGTTGGGGCTTGGCTCACGAGGACGTGAGTACCGTCGAGCTGGTCGAAGTTCACGCGGTGAACTGTCTCGCGCCGTTCTTACTTTTGCGGGCACTATGTCCTCTATTTCGCGCCGGACCGCCGCGCGACCGGTTCGCGGTGATGGTGTCCGCGGTAGAGGGGCAGTTCGCGAGCGAAAAGAACGGACGCCACCCTCACACGAACATGGCGAAGGCCGGGCTGAACATGATGGTTCGCACGTCCGCGCCGGAATTTGCGGCGGACCGCGTGTTCCTAACGGCGGTCGATCCGGGCTGGTTCTCGGTGCAATCGGCAGCGCCTGCGGCCGAGCGGTTTGCCGCGACCGGCGGGCGCGTTCCGCTCGATGCCACCGACGCCGCAGCTCGTATCCTCGACCCGGTGTTCACCGGCATCGAGAGCGGGCAACCGGCGTCCGGCGTGCTGTTCAAGGATTACCGCCTCGTGCCCTGGTGA
- a CDS encoding YihY/virulence factor BrkB family protein: MGLRGVWAVVWEAGDAWLDDRAPRIAAALAFFTALSMAPLLVIALLIAGAVYGAEAARGEIAERLTGLVGEQAAAAVEVIVANARGPGTGAVAVVVSLITLFIGATGVFVELQEALNDVWKVRPKPGRPLRTFARARLTSLVMGIGIGVLMLASLVLTTVIEAVGQYAASTVAGTATVVQVVNLVALFGVEALLFAMIFKFLPNARLGWRDVGMGALLTAVLFTIGKFLVGTYLRYTGSLSGFGAAGSLMAFLVWIYFSAMVLVFGAEVTKVTARRAGRAVVPTDNAEVIRV; this comes from the coding sequence ATGGGACTGCGCGGAGTGTGGGCGGTGGTGTGGGAAGCCGGGGACGCGTGGCTGGACGACCGGGCTCCGCGGATCGCGGCGGCGCTCGCGTTCTTCACCGCTCTGTCTATGGCCCCGCTCCTGGTCATCGCGCTGTTGATCGCCGGGGCCGTGTACGGGGCCGAGGCGGCGCGGGGCGAGATCGCCGAGCGGCTGACCGGGCTGGTCGGGGAGCAGGCGGCCGCCGCGGTCGAGGTGATCGTGGCGAACGCGCGCGGCCCGGGCACCGGGGCCGTTGCCGTCGTGGTCAGCCTGATCACCCTGTTCATCGGGGCGACGGGCGTGTTCGTCGAGCTGCAGGAGGCACTGAACGACGTGTGGAAGGTGCGACCGAAGCCCGGCCGACCGCTCCGCACCTTCGCCCGGGCGCGACTCACGTCGCTCGTGATGGGGATCGGGATCGGGGTCCTGATGCTAGCGTCCCTGGTCCTGACGACGGTGATCGAAGCGGTCGGGCAGTACGCCGCGAGTACGGTGGCGGGGACCGCGACGGTGGTGCAGGTGGTGAACCTGGTCGCCCTGTTCGGGGTCGAGGCCCTGCTGTTCGCCATGATCTTCAAGTTCTTACCCAACGCGAGGCTGGGGTGGCGCGACGTGGGGATGGGTGCCCTCCTCACCGCGGTCCTGTTCACCATCGGGAAGTTCCTGGTGGGCACGTACCTGCGGTACACGGGGTCGCTATCGGGGTTCGGTGCGGCGGGTTCGTTGATGGCTTTTTTGGTGTGGATCTACTTCTCGGCTATGGTGCTGGTGTTCGGGGCCGAGGTGACCAAGGTGACGGCCCGGCGCGCGGGTCGGGCCGTCGTGCCGACCGATAATGCCGAGGTGATTCGCGTCTGA
- a CDS encoding phosphoglycerate dehydrogenase codes for MPTVLISPREVAKFADKFRNVLEGAGLSVTVLPPAEVNMPTEDELLVALHGVDAVVAGSEPYTPRVLAANPQLRVIARVGVGYDAVDLPAATAGGIAVTIAPGTNQGSVAEHAFALMLGFTRHVPARHAALASGGWNRLMSTPLRGRTLGLAGLGRIGKAVATRAAAFEMRVVAYDPLPDTAFCIAHGIELVSFDRLLTESDFLSLHLPLTAETRHVINRTTLAQMKPGAVLVNTSRGGLVCEADLVPALRDGHLGGAALDVFEVEPTPADNPLRTLPNVVLTPHAAGVDVRSLEDMARSAAEAIASLRRGEWPTEKVVNPEVRPAFRW; via the coding sequence ATGCCCACGGTGCTGATCTCTCCGCGCGAGGTGGCCAAGTTTGCGGACAAGTTCCGCAACGTACTCGAAGGGGCCGGCCTCAGCGTCACCGTTCTTCCGCCGGCCGAAGTGAACATGCCGACCGAGGACGAGTTGCTCGTCGCTCTCCACGGCGTTGATGCGGTCGTTGCGGGGTCCGAGCCGTACACGCCACGGGTTTTGGCGGCGAACCCGCAACTGCGCGTGATCGCTCGCGTCGGGGTCGGCTATGACGCGGTCGATCTGCCCGCGGCGACGGCCGGGGGGATCGCGGTTACCATCGCGCCGGGAACCAATCAGGGCTCGGTCGCCGAACACGCCTTCGCGCTCATGCTCGGGTTCACGCGGCACGTCCCCGCGCGCCACGCGGCGCTGGCTTCCGGCGGGTGGAACCGGCTGATGAGCACGCCCCTGCGTGGGCGCACACTCGGACTGGCGGGATTGGGGCGCATCGGGAAAGCGGTCGCGACTCGTGCGGCCGCGTTCGAGATGCGGGTGGTCGCTTATGATCCGCTCCCGGACACCGCGTTCTGCATCGCCCACGGGATCGAACTCGTGTCGTTCGACCGCTTGCTCACCGAGTCCGATTTCCTTTCGCTCCACTTGCCGCTCACCGCGGAGACGCGGCACGTCATCAACCGCACCACGCTGGCGCAAATGAAGCCGGGCGCGGTGCTGGTGAACACGTCGCGGGGCGGGTTGGTGTGTGAAGCCGATCTCGTCCCGGCGCTCCGCGACGGGCACCTGGGCGGGGCCGCACTGGACGTGTTCGAGGTGGAACCGACGCCGGCCGATAACCCGCTCCGCACGCTGCCGAACGTGGTGCTGACGCCGCACGCGGCGGGTGTGGACGTGCGATCGCTCGAAGACATGGCCCGGTCCGCGGCGGAAGCGATCGCGTCGCTGCGCCGCGGGGAGTGGCCGACGGAGAAAGTGGTGAATCCCGAGGTCCGGCCCGCGTTCCGCTGGTAA
- a CDS encoding RNA polymerase sigma factor, protein MRKAQTNPTLRYIRGLAQATEDTRVADRELLVRIAERDETATAALVRRHGAMVLGVCLRVLRHQQDAEDAFQATFVALARAAASLRPQESVGGWLHSVAYRTAQKMRVAAARRRKHEERAADRVPADPFDQLTVREANEVLDAELARLPDKFRVPLVLCYLEGLTRDEAAARLGWLESTLKSRLEQARERLGARLSARGLTLSGVLVAALFTGGSATAVTPALMASTVGAATAQVGTHSSAVSAPISALAEGVKTMSATKLKIVTTVLLGIAALGTWAGIGLSSATPEAPVQRAAEDAPKPDSPAPEKGAGNDLAKIERTIAKEPKYTSKTPKYCLLVFGPDAKTRVWLVHDGDNLYVDRNGNGDLTEENDRVVATNDPVRFDDASEKNETRTGTLLLKAPFKLGTITERDGKTKHTLWVVYAEKGEGTSEQYSVWAEIDRKYIQMTDLGFCFGDRPKDAPIVHLNGSLALHSWVPDSALPRGDKPGQLTVRVGTPGVGEYTEAWLNPFRGVPDDIHPIADIEFPNKQPGGKSIKVQIPLTKRGAGNCLFFDELPVPDDAGEGKAKVTVHFKDWRGAQVKPLTFEVPIGPLKKP, encoded by the coding sequence ATGCGGAAAGCTCAAACGAACCCGACCCTCCGGTACATCCGAGGGCTGGCGCAGGCGACCGAAGACACCCGCGTCGCGGACCGAGAGCTTCTCGTTCGGATCGCCGAACGAGACGAAACCGCGACCGCAGCGCTGGTCCGCCGGCACGGGGCGATGGTTCTGGGAGTGTGCCTTCGTGTCCTCCGGCACCAGCAGGATGCCGAGGACGCATTCCAGGCGACGTTCGTCGCGTTGGCCCGCGCGGCCGCCTCGCTTCGCCCGCAAGAGTCGGTAGGCGGGTGGCTCCACAGCGTTGCTTACCGGACCGCCCAGAAGATGCGGGTCGCGGCCGCTCGCCGCCGGAAGCACGAAGAAAGGGCCGCGGATCGGGTGCCCGCGGACCCGTTCGACCAACTCACTGTGCGAGAAGCGAATGAAGTACTCGACGCGGAACTCGCCCGGCTCCCCGACAAGTTCCGCGTGCCGCTCGTTCTGTGCTATCTGGAAGGGCTCACGCGGGACGAAGCGGCCGCTCGGCTCGGGTGGTTGGAGAGCACACTGAAAAGTCGATTGGAACAGGCCCGGGAACGGCTCGGCGCCCGCCTCTCGGCTCGCGGGCTGACACTATCCGGGGTGCTCGTCGCTGCACTCTTTACCGGTGGGTCGGCAACGGCCGTCACCCCCGCGCTCATGGCCTCAACAGTTGGTGCCGCAACAGCGCAGGTAGGAACACACTCGTCCGCTGTTTCGGCTCCTATCTCCGCTTTGGCGGAAGGAGTGAAAACAATGTCTGCGACCAAACTCAAGATCGTGACGACGGTCCTGCTCGGGATCGCGGCACTCGGCACCTGGGCGGGAATCGGCCTTTCCTCGGCCACCCCCGAGGCGCCGGTGCAACGCGCCGCGGAAGACGCTCCGAAGCCCGATTCTCCCGCGCCGGAGAAGGGAGCGGGTAACGATCTCGCCAAGATCGAGCGCACGATCGCGAAAGAGCCAAAGTACACGTCCAAGACACCCAAATATTGCCTGCTCGTATTCGGCCCCGATGCGAAGACCCGCGTTTGGCTCGTTCACGACGGCGACAACCTCTACGTCGACCGGAACGGGAACGGCGACCTCACGGAAGAGAACGATCGCGTCGTCGCGACGAACGACCCGGTTCGGTTCGACGATGCCTCGGAGAAAAACGAGACCCGCACCGGTACCCTCTTGCTGAAAGCTCCGTTCAAGCTCGGCACCATCACCGAGCGCGACGGGAAGACGAAGCACACTCTGTGGGTGGTCTACGCTGAAAAAGGTGAGGGCACGAGTGAGCAATACAGCGTCTGGGCCGAGATCGACCGGAAGTACATCCAGATGACCGATCTGGGGTTCTGCTTCGGCGACCGGCCGAAGGACGCTCCGATCGTTCACTTGAACGGCTCGCTCGCACTTCATTCCTGGGTGCCCGACAGTGCTCTCCCGCGTGGTGACAAACCGGGGCAACTCACCGTCCGCGTTGGGACACCCGGGGTGGGCGAATACACGGAGGCGTGGCTGAACCCGTTCCGCGGTGTCCCCGACGACATTCACCCGATCGCGGACATCGAGTTCCCGAACAAACAGCCCGGAGGAAAATCGATCAAGGTCCAAATCCCGCTCACAAAGCGCGGGGCCGGAAATTGCTTGTTCTTTGATGAGCTGCCGGTCCCCGACGACGCGGGGGAGGGAAAGGCGAAAGTGACCGTTCATTTCAAGGACTGGCGGGGCGCGCAGGTGAAGCCGCTCACCTTTGAAGTGCCCATCGGACCACTGAAGAAACCCTGA
- a CDS encoding sugar phosphate nucleotidyltransferase: MSDVLTILLAGGKGTRLEPLTRDRAKPAVPFAGMYRIVDFALSNCINSRLFNILVLTQYKSLSLEHHVTQGWSRFFHPEFRQSLTIAPPQQRVTEDWYLGTANAVYQNLYSVERSGAEYVLVLAADHVYKMDYRRLLTFHREHGGPATMATLRVPLAEAAGQFGVVEVDPDARVTGFQEKPEVPTPVPGDNENCLASLGIYVFTARFLIDELRKNAECADPGHDFGHHILPQIMGREPIRAFTFSGRGTGAHGYWRDVGTVDAYYQANMDLLADPPGLDLYDRTWPIYSFQPGSPPPRVAVVPEPPDRPSTGARHNIFANGAVSAGWVRGSVIGFDCRIGAGAVVEDSILFDRVMVGPGAEVRRAILDKGVQVLPGGRVGCDADEDRSRGFGVSEGGVTCVAKDTIVNGPT, encoded by the coding sequence GTGAGTGACGTGCTGACGATTCTCTTGGCCGGGGGCAAGGGAACCCGTCTGGAACCGTTGACCCGGGACCGGGCCAAGCCCGCCGTACCGTTCGCCGGCATGTACCGCATCGTCGATTTTGCGCTGTCCAACTGCATCAACAGCCGACTGTTCAACATCCTCGTGCTGACCCAGTACAAGTCGCTCAGTTTGGAGCACCACGTCACCCAAGGGTGGTCCCGGTTCTTCCACCCCGAGTTCCGCCAGTCGCTGACCATCGCCCCGCCCCAGCAGCGAGTGACCGAGGATTGGTACCTCGGCACGGCCAACGCCGTCTATCAAAATCTGTATTCCGTCGAACGCTCGGGGGCCGAATACGTCCTCGTTCTGGCGGCCGACCACGTGTACAAGATGGACTACCGGCGCCTGCTGACCTTCCACCGCGAGCACGGCGGCCCGGCTACAATGGCCACGCTCCGGGTTCCTTTGGCCGAAGCCGCCGGGCAGTTCGGGGTGGTCGAGGTGGACCCCGACGCACGGGTGACCGGGTTCCAGGAAAAGCCCGAGGTGCCGACGCCGGTTCCCGGCGACAACGAGAACTGCTTGGCCTCCCTGGGGATCTACGTGTTCACCGCCCGGTTCCTGATCGACGAGCTCCGCAAGAACGCCGAGTGCGCGGACCCCGGGCACGACTTCGGGCACCACATCCTGCCCCAGATAATGGGCCGGGAGCCGATCCGCGCGTTCACGTTCTCGGGGCGCGGGACCGGGGCACACGGGTACTGGCGGGACGTGGGCACCGTCGACGCGTACTACCAGGCGAACATGGACCTGCTGGCCGACCCGCCCGGACTGGACCTGTACGACCGGACCTGGCCCATCTACAGCTTTCAACCCGGTTCACCGCCGCCGCGCGTGGCCGTCGTACCCGAACCACCGGATCGCCCGTCCACCGGCGCGCGGCACAACATCTTTGCGAACGGAGCCGTATCGGCCGGTTGGGTGCGCGGGTCGGTGATCGGGTTCGATTGCCGCATCGGAGCGGGAGCCGTCGTTGAGGACAGCATCCTGTTCGACCGGGTGATGGTCGGCCCCGGTGCCGAGGTGCGCCGGGCGATACTGGACAAGGGAGTACAGGTTCTGCCGGGGGGCCGTGTCGGATGTGACGCGGACGAGGACCGGTCGAGGGGGTTCGGGGTGAGTGAGGGCGGGGTCACTTGCGTTGCCAAGGACACGATCGTGAACGGCCCCACCTGA
- a CDS encoding TIGR02996 domain-containing protein, translating to MTDDERAFIRAAIAEPDEDTIRLAYADWLDEQGDAVTASHAEFVRLQVRRSRLDAFDPERATLLEQEAACLRKHKRDWNGRVHRYLTRAKFPGKVDARHGLVRGWNYHRGMIARATVTAEALTTHPDLMFALGPVAHLRLAAWPVTDWEPRVARQLAEPLSRLKVVSFAGVNWTHPPLSVASLEPFARVPLLDLRAVTIDRLTSELLALARAGAISPVVLYRNNVHTTRTQRVGRREYQVQDARLEAHVIDPHGKWDALRLEFADLTGEVLSPIPHQGTRR from the coding sequence ATGACCGACGACGAACGCGCATTCATTCGGGCCGCGATTGCCGAACCCGACGAAGACACGATCCGCCTCGCGTATGCCGACTGGCTCGACGAGCAGGGCGACGCGGTGACCGCCTCGCACGCCGAGTTCGTGCGCCTCCAGGTCCGGCGCTCGCGCCTGGACGCCTTCGACCCGGAGCGCGCCACCTTACTCGAACAAGAGGCCGCGTGCCTCCGGAAACACAAGCGCGACTGGAACGGGCGCGTTCACCGGTACCTCACGCGCGCCAAGTTTCCGGGCAAGGTGGACGCGCGCCACGGACTCGTTCGCGGTTGGAACTACCACCGCGGGATGATCGCGCGTGCGACCGTCACCGCAGAAGCACTGACGACGCACCCGGACCTGATGTTCGCGCTCGGCCCGGTCGCGCACCTGCGTTTGGCGGCGTGGCCGGTCACAGATTGGGAACCGCGGGTCGCGCGCCAACTGGCAGAACCTTTGTCCCGGCTCAAGGTCGTCTCGTTCGCCGGAGTAAATTGGACCCACCCGCCCCTGAGCGTCGCGAGCCTGGAACCGTTCGCCCGGGTTCCGCTCCTCGACCTGCGCGCGGTGACAATCGACAGACTTACATCGGAACTCCTCGCACTTGCGCGAGCGGGGGCGATTTCGCCAGTTGTGTTGTACCGCAATAACGTTCACACGACGCGCACGCAACGGGTGGGCCGGCGCGAGTACCAGGTTCAGGATGCGCGCCTGGAGGCCCACGTCATCGACCCGCACGGTAAATGGGACGCACTGCGTCTCGAATTCGCGGACCTGACGGGAGAAGTTCTTTCGCCCATTCCTCACCAGGGCACGAGGCGGTAA
- a CDS encoding sigma-70 family RNA polymerase sigma factor → MIQTLLHAVTRRVEALTPDADLLARFVRERDEAAFEELVRRHGPLVWAVCRQMLPHHADAEDAFQAVFLALVHSAPRIRNGRTIPAWLHGVAIRVATRAKREFARRRARERNAAHSEAGPSVSDAAWGALVATVHEEVQRLPEAERTVFVLCELEGVSQSDAATRLGWPLGSVSGRLCKARQFLLSRLTARGVAPAAVVGIGLTAGFASALPAKLFNAVKTFPASPIAASRAATVLARGLTEGVTMRMKLTAAVGVVALAFGLTGGAVWMSKVGAQQPGGIPGGPGPGAGGFPGAPGGAPLGLGAPGVEAGGPPGAGAPGSGSPPGASSGFPGVGPGMPGMPGLGSPAVAPKTVWDHKFVDVNNDRKSFEKVITQHGKDGWEFCSSNLFGQNDLVLVFKKRKGGDAPFGSGTGISGPLGGPGMMGPGGSIGGSSGPAPRGGPMMPGGGTGPGFIGPGPGGPMSGLPGGAPGTGPKPGGANAGAGLKVVVLKHAVAEELVPVLKKVFPNAEITAEARTNQLIVRADTELFQEMSKLLEKLDVDAPTGNRPRK, encoded by the coding sequence ATGATACAGACGCTGTTGCACGCCGTGACCCGACGGGTCGAGGCCCTCACCCCCGACGCGGACCTGCTCGCCCGGTTCGTTCGGGAGCGAGACGAAGCCGCGTTCGAGGAACTCGTGCGCCGGCACGGGCCGCTCGTGTGGGCCGTGTGCCGCCAGATGCTCCCTCACCACGCCGATGCCGAGGACGCATTCCAGGCGGTCTTCCTCGCGCTCGTGCATTCGGCCCCGCGCATCCGCAACGGGCGCACCATACCGGCGTGGCTCCACGGGGTCGCGATCCGCGTCGCGACGCGGGCGAAACGGGAGTTCGCCCGCCGGCGGGCGCGCGAGCGCAACGCGGCCCACTCGGAAGCCGGCCCGTCGGTGTCGGACGCGGCGTGGGGCGCACTCGTCGCGACCGTTCACGAAGAAGTGCAGCGGCTCCCGGAAGCGGAACGGACCGTGTTCGTGTTGTGCGAACTCGAGGGCGTTTCGCAATCGGACGCGGCCACTCGGCTCGGCTGGCCGCTCGGCTCGGTGTCGGGGCGGCTCTGCAAGGCCCGCCAGTTCCTGTTGAGCCGGCTCACCGCGCGCGGGGTCGCGCCCGCGGCCGTGGTGGGAATCGGACTGACCGCCGGCTTCGCGAGCGCGCTGCCGGCCAAACTGTTTAACGCGGTGAAAACGTTCCCCGCCTCCCCGATCGCGGCTTCGCGTGCCGCGACGGTGTTGGCGCGTGGACTTACGGAGGGTGTGACGATGCGCATGAAGTTGACGGCCGCCGTCGGGGTGGTCGCCCTGGCCTTCGGGCTAACGGGCGGCGCGGTCTGGATGTCGAAAGTCGGCGCCCAACAGCCCGGGGGTATCCCGGGTGGCCCCGGGCCGGGAGCCGGCGGATTTCCGGGCGCGCCCGGTGGCGCCCCCCTGGGACTCGGTGCTCCTGGGGTGGAAGCCGGTGGACCTCCGGGCGCAGGTGCTCCCGGGTCGGGATCACCTCCGGGCGCCTCAAGTGGGTTTCCTGGGGTTGGCCCCGGAATGCCCGGCATGCCGGGACTTGGTAGCCCGGCAGTAGCTCCCAAAACGGTGTGGGACCACAAGTTCGTGGACGTGAACAACGACCGCAAGAGCTTCGAGAAGGTAATCACGCAGCACGGTAAAGACGGGTGGGAGTTCTGCTCGTCCAACCTCTTCGGACAGAATGATCTGGTGCTCGTCTTCAAGAAGCGGAAGGGCGGCGACGCGCCGTTCGGCAGCGGCACCGGGATTAGTGGTCCGCTGGGCGGCCCGGGTATGATGGGGCCGGGTGGCTCCATCGGTGGCAGCTCGGGGCCAGCGCCCCGTGGTGGCCCGATGATGCCCGGTGGCGGCACGGGGCCGGGCTTCATCGGCCCCGGACCGGGTGGACCGATGAGTGGCTTGCCAGGCGGAGCCCCCGGCACGGGGCCAAAGCCGGGCGGCGCCAATGCGGGTGCGGGGCTGAAAGTGGTCGTGCTGAAACACGCGGTCGCGGAAGAACTGGTGCCGGTGCTGAAAAAAGTGTTCCCGAACGCGGAGATCACCGCCGAAGCCCGAACGAACCAGTTGATCGTCCGGGCCGATACGGAACTGTTTCAGGAAATGTCGAAGCTGCTCGAAAAGCTCGACGTAGACGCTCCGACCGGAAACCGCCCGCGCAAATAG
- a CDS encoding sigma-70 family RNA polymerase sigma factor: MSTPARPPTAFSAYLGELDHTPLLSAPEERELGARVLAGDAPARDHMVRANLRLVVNIARGYTGKGLALDDLVSEGNMGLLRAVEGFEPSMNTRFSTYASYWIKQSIKRAIVNTAKTIRIPAYMAELLIKWRRATNQLSDDLGRPPTQDEIAKFLGLPKKKLAVIKKALRVASTGAQADQGETGWSIEEMLMDSRADTPESEMGKSDDLKQVLYLLDKMDPREGSVLRMRFGLNDEEPKTLREIGIHLGLTRERVRQIEHEALAKLAAEMSA, from the coding sequence GTGAGCACTCCCGCACGTCCCCCCACCGCGTTCTCCGCGTACCTCGGCGAACTCGATCACACGCCGCTGCTCTCGGCCCCCGAAGAGCGCGAGCTCGGGGCGCGCGTGTTGGCTGGCGACGCCCCGGCCCGCGACCACATGGTGCGCGCCAACCTGCGCCTCGTCGTGAACATTGCGCGGGGGTACACCGGTAAGGGCCTCGCCCTCGACGACCTCGTGTCCGAAGGGAACATGGGCCTGTTGCGCGCGGTCGAGGGGTTCGAGCCCTCGATGAACACGCGGTTCTCGACCTACGCGAGCTACTGGATCAAGCAGAGCATCAAGCGCGCGATCGTGAACACCGCCAAGACGATCCGCATCCCGGCGTACATGGCGGAACTGCTCATCAAGTGGCGCCGGGCCACCAACCAGCTCAGCGACGACCTCGGGCGCCCGCCCACCCAGGACGAGATCGCCAAGTTCCTCGGCCTGCCGAAGAAGAAGTTGGCCGTCATCAAGAAAGCGCTCCGTGTGGCGAGTACGGGCGCGCAAGCGGACCAGGGCGAGACCGGGTGGAGCATCGAAGAGATGCTCATGGACTCCCGGGCCGATACGCCCGAGTCCGAGATGGGGAAATCGGACGACCTGAAGCAGGTGCTCTACCTGCTCGACAAGATGGACCCGCGCGAGGGGAGCGTCCTGCGCATGCGGTTCGGGCTGAACGACGAGGAACCGAAAACGCTCAGAGAGATCGGAATTCACCTCGGCCTGACCCGCGAACGGGTGCGCCAGATCGAGCACGAGGCGCTCGCAAAACTGGCTGCCGAGATGAGCGCGTGA